The following proteins are encoded in a genomic region of Triticum dicoccoides isolate Atlit2015 ecotype Zavitan chromosome 1B, WEW_v2.0, whole genome shotgun sequence:
- the LOC119308201 gene encoding uncharacterized protein LOC119308201 has translation RSDQPSPPFHSVHHSTYPEIGAATPSCPQSPLRITHDGEFYARLLTKESSLANPSFRYYGAGPAAVPFGWESQPGTPKDASCCRALPAAAAVPAITPPPSYHARAATASSYGDSGRLGHRSKGAAASDRSCKCCCGGYRRLKWIKIGFIAAVFRRIALGRSRVSSSPSSSAASVHSSSSSTRWLFSGGSSSCLEEAGGHHYQYYEAPAMTGMLCLGVRPSPWMVKFCGGRREPVWVQGWP, from the coding sequence CGCAGCGACCAACCCTCTCCCCCATTCCATTCCGTCCACCACAGTACCTACCCAGAGATCGGCGCGGCGACCCCCAgctgcccgcagagcccgctccgcaTCACGCACGACGGCGAGTTCTACGCGCGGCTGCTCACCAAGGAGAGCTCCCTCGCCAACCCCTCCTTCCGCTACTACGGCGCCGGCCCCGCCGCCGTGCCCTTCGGCTGGGAGTCCCAGCCGGGCACCCCCAAGGACGCCTCCTGCTGCAGGGcgctcccagccgccgccgccgtcccggccaTCACTCCCCCGCCGTCCTACCACGCGCGGGCCGCCACGGCGTCGTCGTACGGCGACAGCGGCAGGCTGGGCCACAGGAGCAAGGGCGCCGCCGCCAGCGACAGGAGCTGCAAGTGCTGCTGCGGCGGCTACAGGAGGCTCAAGTGGATCAAGATTGGCTTCATCGCCGCCGTGTTCCGCCGGATCGCGCTCGGCAGGTCCCGGGTGTCCTCGTCGCCGTCCTCGTCCGCGGCGTCGGTGCATTCGTCCTCGTCGTCCACCCGCTGGCTCTTCTCCGGCGGCTCGAGCAGCTGCCTGGAGGAAGCCGGTGGTCACCACTACCAGTACTACGAGGCGCCGGCGATGACGGGAATGCTCTGCCTCGGGGTCCGGCCGAGCCCGTGGATGGTGAAGTTCTGCGGCGGCCGGAGGGAGCCCGTCTGGGTGCAGGGCTGGCCGTAG